The following nucleotide sequence is from Staphylococcus chromogenes.
TATTTTCAGAAATTTATGTGAATTCATTGCGGAAACGTTTCAAATATGGGCATAATATGATTGAATACATCTACTCAATCCTTGTTTAATGTGGATAAAGTTGAACATATTTTCAAACAACCTGTGCCAACGATTAATGAACATTAAACATGGGTAATACAAATGATGAATAACAAAAAACGGAGGCGTCGATTATGGCAGAATTTGAAGTAGCGCGTACAGAAGAAGATGCGATTAAAGCAGTAGAAGCTTATTTAAGAAATGGTTATGATGAATCTGAACTTACGGTTATTAGTAAAGAAAAATTAGAAACGAAACGTTTTAACGACAGTCAAATTCAGCATAAATCAACAAATGGCACAGTAAGTGATAAATTTATGCGCATGTTTATTGGTGAAGATGCTGAAGGTGCAGCACTCAGTCGCTATGATTTCGGTGAAGACCAAACTGAAGATTTAAAGCAAGATCTTAACAATAATAAAATTGTTGTCATTGCCCAAAAAGATAAAGTGAACCATGGTGAAGTTGCGAAAAATAATGCTGCTTATATGAATGAATCTACAGATAATCATAAACCTTCTGAACATAAAGGCGATATTGAATAAAATTCAACTAACGTCCACGTTCAATGGTAGAATCGATAGGGTTAGGACATAGTGCCCCCTATAAATAGATAGCCATCAAAATTTACGCTTAGATAAATTTTGATGGCTATTTTAATCCGACTTAAACAATTGAATAGTCAAGCATCATCAAATATATGAAATGATTTATGTTATAGTCCCCTTCAACATTACTATCGTTCTTTCACATCTATGCTATACTGTTATCAATCAAGAGAGGTGAACGACATGAAATTTGTACAAATAAAATCGACCAAAGATCAATGGTTCGAACCGGCCATCGACTTTTATATGGATAAACTTGATCCTCTTGTCACCGAGGACGAATCGGTCTTTGTGCAATCTTTAAAAACTGAAAAGACACAAAACGATTACGTCTTTTTAGTGGGCATTGACAATGATAAAGTGGTTAGTTTTTCAACTGCACACTATGAAGCAACAACAAATACAGGTTTTATCGTTTATTTAATTGCTGAGCCTGGCGATCACTGTGAAACGTATTTAGCTGAAACATTAAACGAGGTAGAAAAAGGCGTGAACCGTTTATCACATCAACTCCATGGTCGTGATGTGAATTTCTTTATGTTTGAATCTACTCTCGAAAGTGAAGATGTCGATGAACAAACTGCTAAGGATATTGCTTTTCGTCGCCGTTTCTTAACAGAACATGGATTTGAAAAACAAACACAAATCGACTACGTACAACCTTCCCTCGACCGTAATGGGAAACCTGTACCGCTAGACCTTTACAATAAGGCAAATATTCCTTTGACAAAGGATATTTACGGCACAAGCGTTAAGTCTTGCTATATTTTAAAATATGTCTTTGCCAATCGTATTCCACGTCGAGTGATTTATCCGTTATTGATTAAAATGAATTTAAGTAAAGATATGAATGCATAAGTCCTTGAAATCCCTTCTTAAAGCCGTTACAATAATGTAGAGGTAAGGCTGACGGGTCACTGAACTCAGACTACCGTGGGTCTAAATAGACTGACAGAAAGGATTCATTCATATGCTAACAAAAGAGTTTGCACTTAAATCAGAGCTTAGCGAAAAACAAGTGCGTAAAATTGTACAGCACCTAGAAGAACGTGGCTACCAGTTGAAAAAAACCGAATATAGAGGCCGTGAAGCGACCGACTTTCAAGAAGAGGATATCGAATTATTCCAAGAAATTGCTGAACGTGTCGGCCGTACGAACAGTTATGAACTCGCATTCGAAGAGCTCGAAAAAGAAAAAGACTTTTTACAAGTCATCGTAAAAGAAAATCCTGATAACTTACCATCAGATCAACAATTTCCACAAGTGATGCAAGAGTTAAAAGCTGAAATCAACAAAATGCGCGAAGAACGTCAATTATTAGGACAAATGATTTCACAAGTTCATCAACAACAAGAAGAATTAAAAACATTACATAATCAACTCAATAATCAACTCGAAACAAATACAAAATCATTAAACGCAATGACAGAACATCAAAAACTTCAAGCTGAACAGTTAACAAAAACACAAGAAAGCATTGAAACACAAACAAAAGAACAAAAAGAATTGGCGACTACAATTAAAAACAGTCACCAACAAAAAGGATTTTGGGCACGCCTATTCGGAGGCTAAGCCTTTATCATAAAATTAAATACGATGTGCTAGGGGTGCTCTAATTGAGCTGAGAAAGATGTCATCTTAACTCTTTGAACCTGAAGTGGTTAGTACCAACGAAGGGAAGCTATTTTAACTTATGAATTGAATGTATACACTTTACTGAACTTATAGAAAATAGGCCTACATTCTTTCTCACCATGAATCTAGGGCGCGACCTCTTGCACATTGTGTAGGAGGTTTTTTTATGGAACAAATTGTGATTATTGGTGGAGGTGTAATAGGACTCTCTATTGCACGTCATCTTGCCGACGCTCACTGCGAGGTTTCTATTATTGATCGTTCGACACCGAGAATGAATGCATCTTATGCAGCAGGAGGAATGTTAGGGGCACAAAATGAATTTTTCGAAGAGAGTCCACTTTATCGTTTGGCGATGAAAAGTCGTGCATTAATGCCAAATACTGCCTATCGTTTACATCAAGAGACAGGCATTGATATCGAATTTCAATCCTATGGGCTCATTAAACTTGCGACAGAGACGCGTCATGTTAACGCTCTACGCGCTCAGTATACATTTTTAAAACAAGATGATCACCGTCTCCATTGGTACAACAACCATGCACTTCAACAACATTTTCCTCAACTTAATCCTGAGACGACGGCGGCATTCAAAATACATGATGATGGCCAAGTGAATGCGCATTTATACACAAAAGCGCTCACACAAGCAGTAGCCTTACAAAAAAATACAACTCTTCATTTAAATACAGAAGTCTTAGACATCACTCAACACGTGGAAGGGGGTTATACATTAAACACTTCTGCATGTCACATTCATGCGAACATCTTAGTGGTTGCGGCCGGCGCATGGAGTGGTCAATTACTCCAATCTTTAAATGTGGACCTTCCTACTCGTCCAGTAAAAGGCGACGTCAAACTTATACAAGCCTCCCGCCCGATTCTGAATACAACCTTATTTAATATGAATGGGTGTTATATCGTTCCTAAAAAAACGAATCGCTATTTAATAGGTGCAACTTCAGAAGTAGACAATTGGTCCACTCAAAACCATCCCGATAATTTAAAATGGTTAGATGCTAAAAGCCAAGCCATGCTCCCCCAATTGAGACATGAACAGACCCTCAAAACGTGGACTGGTATTCGTCCAATTACAGAAGACGGCTGGCCCGTGATGGGCAAAGCTTCAGACACGCTATTTGTTTCAACCGGCCACTATCGCAATGGTATTCTTCTATCTCCGATTGTAGGGAAACTCATAGCGCAAGCGATTCAAGGAGATTCAGAAGCCTTACGTGAGCTCCAACCCTTTTCACCACAAATTCGACAAAAATAAAAAGAGCTTGCTTTTAAGTGTCTTACCGATTATCCTTATTATATAAATCGGAATTAGAAGGAAGCGTACACATTATGTCAACATTATTCATTATTATTAACTTAGTCGTTTTCGT
It contains:
- a CDS encoding general stress protein produces the protein MAEFEVARTEEDAIKAVEAYLRNGYDESELTVISKEKLETKRFNDSQIQHKSTNGTVSDKFMRMFIGEDAEGAALSRYDFGEDQTEDLKQDLNNNKIVVIAQKDKVNHGEVAKNNAAYMNESTDNHKPSEHKGDIE
- the thiO gene encoding glycine oxidase ThiO, yielding MEQIVIIGGGVIGLSIARHLADAHCEVSIIDRSTPRMNASYAAGGMLGAQNEFFEESPLYRLAMKSRALMPNTAYRLHQETGIDIEFQSYGLIKLATETRHVNALRAQYTFLKQDDHRLHWYNNHALQQHFPQLNPETTAAFKIHDDGQVNAHLYTKALTQAVALQKNTTLHLNTEVLDITQHVEGGYTLNTSACHIHANILVVAAGAWSGQLLQSLNVDLPTRPVKGDVKLIQASRPILNTTLFNMNGCYIVPKKTNRYLIGATSEVDNWSTQNHPDNLKWLDAKSQAMLPQLRHEQTLKTWTGIRPITEDGWPVMGKASDTLFVSTGHYRNGILLSPIVGKLIAQAIQGDSEALRELQPFSPQIRQK